The proteins below come from a single Streptococcus porcinus genomic window:
- a CDS encoding Stp1/IreP family PP2C-type Ser/Thr phosphatase, giving the protein MKISLITDIGQKRSNNQDFINKFDNKKGITLVVLADGMGGHRAGNIASEMTVTDLGKEWVQTELTELSQIRDWLLTTIESENKRIYDMGQNEDYKGMGTTVEAVVLVENTAIFAHVGDSRIGLVTNGEYHLLTSDHSLVNELVKAGQITEEEATGHPQKNIITQSIGQASPVETDLGVKVLEKGDYLVINSDGLTNMVSNAEIVEIISKDISLEAKNQELVALANLRGGLDNITIALVHNESEDEE; this is encoded by the coding sequence ATGAAGATTTCATTAATAACAGATATTGGGCAAAAACGCTCAAATAATCAAGATTTCATCAATAAATTTGATAATAAAAAGGGTATTACCCTTGTTGTTTTAGCTGATGGTATGGGTGGTCATAGAGCTGGAAATATTGCAAGTGAAATGACTGTAACAGATCTTGGAAAAGAGTGGGTTCAAACTGAGTTGACGGAACTAAGTCAGATTAGGGATTGGTTGTTAACAACTATTGAATCTGAAAACAAGCGCATCTATGACATGGGACAAAATGAAGATTACAAAGGTATGGGGACGACTGTAGAAGCAGTTGTTCTTGTAGAGAATACTGCTATCTTTGCTCATGTTGGAGATTCGCGGATTGGTTTGGTGACAAATGGGGAATATCACTTATTAACCAGCGATCATTCATTAGTCAATGAATTGGTTAAAGCCGGTCAAATTACTGAAGAAGAAGCAACTGGACATCCTCAGAAGAACATTATTACCCAATCTATTGGTCAAGCTTCACCAGTTGAGACAGATCTAGGAGTTAAAGTGTTAGAGAAGGGTGACTATCTCGTTATCAATTCAGATGGTCTAACGAATATGGTTAGCAATGCTGAAATTGTAGAGATAATTTCTAAAGATATCAGTCTCGAAGCAAAAAATCAAGAACTTGTCGCCTTAGCAAACCTTCGTGGAGGTTTAGACAATATCACAATCGCCTTGGTTCACAACGAAAGTGAGGATGAGGAATGA
- a CDS encoding ribonuclease Y — MINIVLLIVCALIGLIIGYALISLKLKAAKENADLTLLNAEQDAVNIRGKAEAEADHIRKSAERESKANRKELLLEAKEEARKYREEIEQEFKSERQELKQLETRLTERAFSLDRKDDNLSSKEKVLDSKEQSLTDKSKHIDERQAEVEKLEEEKKAELQRVGAMTIAEAREVILMETENNLSHEIATRIREAEREIKDKTDKTAKDLLAQAMQRMAGEYVTEQTITSVHLPDDNMKGRIIGREGRNIRTLESLTGIDVIIDDTPEVVVLSGFDPIRREIARMTLESLISDGRIQPARIEELVEKNRLEMDNRIREYGEAAAYEIGAPNLHPDLIKIMGRLQFRTSYGQNVLRHSIEVGKLAGILAGELGENVALARRAGFLHDMGKAIDREVEGSHVEIGMEFARKYKEHPVVVNTIASHHGDVEPESVIAVIVAAADALSSARPGARNESMENYIKRLRDLEEIATSFEGVQNSFALQAGREIRIMVQPEKVSDDEVVILSHKVREKIENNLDYPGNIKVTVIREMRAIDYAK; from the coding sequence ATGATTAATATTGTTTTATTAATTGTTTGTGCCCTCATTGGTTTGATAATAGGTTACGCATTAATTTCATTGAAATTAAAAGCAGCGAAAGAAAATGCGGATTTGACTCTTTTGAATGCTGAGCAAGATGCTGTAAATATTAGAGGTAAGGCTGAAGCCGAGGCCGATCATATTCGAAAATCAGCGGAGCGTGAAAGTAAGGCTAATCGTAAAGAATTACTTTTAGAAGCAAAAGAAGAGGCAAGAAAATATCGTGAAGAAATTGAACAAGAATTTAAATCTGAAAGACAAGAGTTAAAACAGTTAGAAACACGACTTACTGAGCGTGCCTTTTCTCTTGACCGAAAAGATGATAATTTATCAAGTAAAGAAAAGGTTCTTGATAGTAAAGAACAAAGTCTGACCGATAAATCTAAACATATTGATGAGCGCCAAGCAGAAGTTGAAAAATTAGAAGAAGAGAAAAAAGCTGAATTACAACGTGTTGGAGCTATGACAATTGCTGAAGCACGTGAAGTTATCTTGATGGAGACAGAGAATAATTTGTCTCATGAAATTGCAACTAGGATTCGTGAAGCAGAGCGTGAAATTAAAGATAAAACAGATAAGACAGCAAAAGATTTATTAGCCCAAGCCATGCAGCGTATGGCAGGTGAATACGTAACAGAACAAACAATTACAAGCGTTCATTTACCTGATGATAATATGAAGGGGCGTATCATTGGTCGTGAGGGTCGAAATATTCGAACGCTTGAAAGCTTAACTGGTATTGATGTCATTATTGATGATACTCCGGAAGTTGTGGTCCTTTCTGGTTTTGATCCAATCCGTCGAGAAATTGCTAGGATGACCCTGGAATCATTGATTTCTGATGGCCGTATTCAACCAGCTCGCATTGAAGAGCTGGTTGAAAAAAATCGCCTTGAAATGGATAATCGTATTCGTGAGTACGGTGAAGCAGCTGCTTATGAAATTGGGGCTCCAAACCTTCACCCAGATTTAATTAAAATTATGGGACGTTTACAATTTAGGACCTCTTATGGGCAAAATGTTTTACGTCATTCAATAGAGGTTGGTAAACTAGCGGGTATTTTGGCTGGTGAACTTGGTGAAAATGTTGCCTTGGCGCGTAGAGCAGGATTCTTACACGATATGGGCAAAGCTATTGACCGTGAAGTGGAAGGTAGCCATGTTGAGATTGGAATGGAATTTGCTCGGAAATACAAAGAGCATCCAGTTGTTGTCAATACTATTGCTAGTCATCATGGTGATGTTGAGCCGGAATCTGTCATTGCAGTCATTGTTGCCGCCGCAGATGCACTGAGTTCGGCACGTCCAGGAGCTCGTAACGAGTCAATGGAAAACTACATCAAACGCCTACGAGATTTAGAAGAAATTGCTACTAGCTTTGAAGGTGTTCAAAATAGTTTTGCCTTGCAAGCTGGGCGTGAAATTCGCATAATGGTTCAACCGGAAAAAGTTTCAGACGATGAAGTGGTTATTTTATCTCATAAAGTTCGTGAGAAGATTGAAAATAACCTAGATTACCCAGGTAATATTAAGGTTACAGTTATTCGCGAGATGCGAGCTATTGATTATGCTAAATAG
- the fmt gene encoding methionyl-tRNA formyltransferase, which produces MTKIIFMGTPQFSATVLEGIISEGSCEILAVVTQPDRAVGRKKEIRMTPVKELALKYDLPLIQPEKLSGSQELEEMIALCADGIITAAFGQFLPNKLLNAVDFALNVHASLLPKYRGGAPIHYAIMNGEKEAGVTIMEMVKEMDAGDMVAKASTPILDTDNVGTLFEKLAVIGRDLLLKTLPQYLSGNLKPIPQDHSQATFSPNITAEQEKLDFSQPARQIFNQVRGMNPWPVAHTILKGQRFKIYDVSVVEGQGHPGQIIEKTKKKLVIATGDGALSLHIVQPAGKPKMAIADFLNGVGRDLKVGDYFG; this is translated from the coding sequence ATGACAAAAATAATATTTATGGGGACTCCCCAATTTTCAGCAACTGTATTGGAGGGTATTATTTCAGAAGGTTCTTGTGAGATATTAGCTGTTGTAACTCAACCTGACCGTGCGGTAGGACGTAAAAAAGAAATCAGAATGACACCTGTTAAAGAGCTTGCTTTAAAATATGACTTACCGCTTATTCAGCCCGAAAAATTATCTGGTTCACAAGAGCTAGAAGAAATGATAGCTTTGTGTGCAGATGGGATCATTACTGCGGCATTTGGACAATTTTTACCTAATAAGCTCTTAAATGCAGTTGATTTTGCTTTGAATGTTCATGCATCCCTCTTACCCAAATACCGTGGAGGTGCACCGATTCACTATGCTATTATGAATGGTGAAAAAGAAGCAGGTGTAACTATTATGGAGATGGTTAAAGAGATGGATGCAGGAGATATGGTTGCAAAGGCGAGCACTCCAATTTTAGATACTGATAATGTTGGAACACTTTTTGAAAAACTAGCTGTTATTGGTCGGGATCTTCTTTTGAAAACTTTACCACAATATCTTTCAGGGAATCTAAAACCTATTCCGCAGGACCACAGTCAAGCAACATTCTCACCAAATATCACTGCTGAGCAGGAAAAACTTGATTTTAGCCAACCAGCTCGGCAAATCTTTAATCAAGTACGTGGTATGAATCCGTGGCCTGTGGCACACACCATACTTAAGGGTCAGCGTTTTAAAATTTATGATGTATCAGTTGTAGAAGGACAGGGACATCCAGGTCAAATTATTGAAAAAACCAAAAAAAAATTGGTTATTGCTACTGGAGATGGAGCCCTTTCCTTGCACATAGTGCAACCAGCAGGTAAACCTAAAATGGCAATTGCCGACTTTTTAAATGGTGTTGGTAGAGACTTAAAAGTGGGTGATTACTTTGGCTAA
- a CDS encoding primosomal protein N' — protein sequence MQKLAQIIVDIPLMQTDKPFTYRIPEELQGLVALGSRVHVPFGRGSRLVQGFVVGFTKEEKTDLKSIVSLLDAEPVLNSEQLALADAMRETVFSYKVSLLKAMIPNLLNSHYDKELVPTEKISEKEKAFIFAGKTKVLASQLSQEQEKMSLSLIKLGKIKLTYLAQDRKKIKKEKWYQTDLEALQRHVISNRAKKRQALQNFLIEHPENGKLAALQNSFSRDIVTYFVEHQLLKVYEVQINRSDAYFEAVDSSQFLKLNSQQAHAVTEMGAAIGQDNKPFLLEGITGSGKTEVYLHLIDYVLKLGKTAIVLVPEISLTPQMTSRFISRFGKLVAIMHSGLSDGEKFDEWQKIKNGQAKVVVGARSAIFAPLENIGAIIIDEEHESSYKQESNPRYHARDVALLRAQKHHAVLVLGSATPSIESRARASKGVYHFIELTQRANPHAQIPQVEIVDFRDYIGKQEVSNFTPYLIDKIKDRLTKKEQVVLMLNRRGYSSFIMCRDCGYVDTCPNCDISLTLHMDTKSMNCHYCGFQKAIPKTCPNCQSSSIRYYGTGTQKAYDELLQVLPEARILRMDVDTTRKKGSHEKLLSAFGRQEADILLGTQMIAKGLDFPNVTLVGVLNADTSLNLPDFRSSERTFQLLTQVSGRAGRAEKAGEVLIQTYNPRHYAIQLAKLQDYEGFYAYEMKMRQKMAYPPYYFTVGLVMSHQDEQEVIKKAYQVMTMLREGLTSNVKILGPTPKPIARTHNLFHYQIILKYRFEEKLEDTLNHILDWTQDKEQRELKVVIDHEPQNFM from the coding sequence ATGCAAAAATTGGCTCAAATTATTGTTGATATTCCTTTAATGCAAACAGATAAGCCATTTACGTATAGAATTCCAGAGGAATTACAAGGGTTAGTAGCTCTTGGATCAAGGGTTCATGTTCCCTTCGGCCGAGGGAGTCGATTGGTGCAAGGGTTTGTTGTTGGATTTACAAAAGAAGAAAAAACGGATTTAAAAAGTATTGTTTCCTTACTAGATGCTGAGCCAGTCTTGAACTCAGAACAGCTGGCTTTAGCTGACGCTATGCGCGAGACAGTCTTTTCATACAAGGTTAGCCTCTTAAAGGCCATGATTCCTAATCTCTTAAATTCCCATTATGATAAGGAACTAGTCCCAACAGAGAAGATTTCAGAAAAAGAAAAAGCTTTTATTTTTGCTGGAAAGACTAAGGTGCTGGCTTCGCAACTTAGTCAGGAACAGGAAAAAATGAGTTTATCTCTGATAAAATTAGGGAAAATAAAACTGACCTACTTAGCTCAGGACCGTAAGAAGATCAAGAAGGAAAAGTGGTATCAGACTGATTTAGAAGCTTTGCAAAGGCATGTTATTTCTAACAGAGCTAAAAAGCGTCAAGCTCTACAAAATTTTTTAATAGAGCATCCAGAAAATGGTAAGCTTGCAGCCTTACAAAACTCTTTTTCTCGGGATATTGTCACCTATTTTGTTGAGCATCAATTGCTCAAAGTCTATGAGGTTCAAATCAATCGAAGTGATGCTTATTTTGAAGCAGTAGATAGTAGCCAATTTCTAAAGCTTAATAGTCAGCAGGCACACGCAGTGACAGAAATGGGCGCAGCTATTGGTCAGGATAATAAACCTTTTTTATTAGAAGGGATAACTGGGTCTGGTAAGACAGAAGTTTACTTACATCTGATTGATTATGTTTTAAAATTAGGAAAAACAGCAATTGTCTTGGTTCCAGAAATCTCGTTAACTCCTCAAATGACAAGTCGCTTCATTTCACGTTTCGGCAAGTTAGTAGCTATAATGCATTCGGGTTTATCTGATGGTGAAAAGTTTGACGAGTGGCAAAAAATTAAAAATGGACAGGCTAAAGTTGTCGTAGGAGCAAGGTCTGCTATTTTTGCTCCCCTAGAAAATATCGGTGCTATTATTATTGATGAAGAACATGAATCTTCTTATAAACAGGAGTCTAACCCGCGCTATCACGCTCGCGATGTTGCTTTGTTACGCGCACAAAAGCATCACGCTGTGTTAGTATTGGGCTCTGCCACACCTAGTATTGAGAGCCGAGCTCGTGCGAGCAAGGGTGTCTATCACTTCATAGAACTGACTCAAAGGGCAAATCCCCATGCACAAATCCCTCAAGTGGAAATTGTTGATTTCCGAGATTATATTGGCAAGCAAGAAGTAAGTAATTTCACTCCCTATTTGATTGATAAAATTAAAGATCGTTTGACGAAAAAAGAACAGGTTGTCCTCATGTTAAATCGTCGTGGCTATTCCAGTTTTATCATGTGCCGTGACTGTGGTTATGTAGATACTTGTCCAAATTGCGATATTTCCCTGACTTTACACATGGATACCAAGTCTATGAACTGCCACTATTGTGGTTTTCAAAAAGCAATTCCTAAGACTTGTCCAAATTGTCAGAGTTCAAGTATTCGTTACTACGGAACGGGGACACAAAAAGCTTACGATGAGTTATTACAAGTCTTACCAGAAGCACGAATATTAAGAATGGATGTTGATACTACTCGTAAAAAAGGAAGTCACGAAAAACTCCTTTCAGCTTTTGGTCGGCAAGAAGCGGATATCTTATTGGGAACTCAGATGATTGCTAAGGGTCTTGATTTTCCAAATGTGACCCTAGTTGGTGTGCTAAACGCAGATACTTCTCTTAATTTACCGGATTTTCGCTCCTCAGAAAGAACATTTCAATTGTTGACACAAGTATCTGGTCGTGCTGGTCGTGCTGAAAAGGCAGGGGAAGTTCTCATTCAAACTTATAACCCTAGGCACTATGCTATTCAATTAGCTAAATTACAAGATTACGAGGGCTTTTATGCTTATGAGATGAAAATGAGACAAAAAATGGCCTACCCACCTTATTATTTTACAGTTGGTCTTGTCATGTCGCATCAAGATGAACAAGAGGTGATTAAGAAAGCTTATCAAGTTATGACGATGTTAAGAGAAGGGTTGACGTCTAATGTAAAAATTTTAGGGCCGACACCTAAGCCTATTGCTAGAACGCACAATCTCTTTCACTATCAGATTATCCTCAAATATCGCTTCGAAGAAAAATTAGAAGACACTTTAAACCATATTTTAGACTGGACACAAGACAAAGAACAGCGCGAATTAAAAGTCGTTATTGATCATGAACCGCAAAACTTTATGTAG
- the pknB gene encoding Stk1 family PASTA domain-containing Ser/Thr kinase, whose amino-acid sequence MIQIGKLFAGRYRILKSIGRGGMADVYLANDLILDNEDVAIKVLRTNYQTDQVAVARFQREARAMAELNHSNIVAIRDIGEEDGQQFLVMEYVDGADLKKFIQDNAPLTNNQVVRIMEEVLSAMTLAHQKGIVHRDLKPQNILLTKEGVVKVTDFGIAVAFAETSLTQTNSMLGSVHYLSPEQARGSKATIQSDIYAMGIMLYEMLTGHIPYDGDSAVTIALQHFQKPLPSIVDENPSVPQALENVVIKATAKKLSDRYATTFEMSRDLMTTLSYNRSREKKLIFDDGENTKPLPKVTPTLNTSPKSSPKVTTAPAKAAQASEQLKKPKKEKKRGRFLGTLFKILFALFVVGVAIFTFLILTKPANVKVPNLSGRDLQAAKADLQTLGFKVGNIEQVPSDEVAEGNVIETNPIAGTTKREGSKVDIIVSKGSSGFKVKDYVGDDYQKAMEDLMTTYGLKRKQIKIKRVIKDDYSKQDIVLNQSPNKGYFNPNGKTKFTLTVATTEIIGMPQLIGMTYKNAKLLLEEKGIDLNRVKVYQMNPDGTTTPVEPSADTLIAYQNPLLGGQVSLTDTGEISLYINSDSQHVPQSSSSSSSSTEASSESSTTSSGSSSTNSSSESSSGSSSTSTSTSTSTSTTSSNTGQ is encoded by the coding sequence ATGATACAGATTGGCAAATTATTTGCTGGTCGATATCGCATATTAAAATCTATTGGCCGTGGAGGCATGGCAGATGTTTATTTAGCTAATGACTTAATCTTAGATAATGAAGATGTAGCAATAAAGGTATTGCGGACGAATTATCAAACGGATCAAGTTGCTGTTGCACGTTTCCAAAGGGAAGCAAGAGCAATGGCTGAGCTGAATCATTCTAATATCGTAGCTATTAGAGATATAGGCGAAGAAGACGGGCAGCAATTTTTAGTAATGGAATATGTTGATGGCGCTGACCTTAAGAAGTTCATTCAAGATAACGCACCTTTGACTAACAATCAAGTGGTTCGGATTATGGAAGAAGTCTTGTCGGCAATGACTTTAGCCCATCAAAAAGGTATCGTTCATAGAGATTTAAAACCACAGAACATTCTTTTAACTAAAGAAGGTGTTGTCAAAGTCACAGACTTTGGTATTGCTGTTGCTTTTGCGGAAACCAGCTTAACACAGACTAATTCCATGTTAGGGAGTGTTCATTATTTATCACCTGAACAGGCACGTGGCTCAAAAGCAACCATTCAAAGTGATATCTATGCAATGGGAATCATGCTATATGAAATGTTAACTGGTCATATTCCCTATGATGGAGATAGTGCGGTAACGATTGCTCTGCAACATTTTCAAAAACCGCTTCCTTCAATTGTAGATGAGAATCCTAGTGTGCCCCAAGCTTTAGAAAATGTTGTTATTAAAGCAACTGCTAAAAAGTTAAGTGACCGTTATGCAACGACTTTTGAAATGAGCAGAGATTTAATGACAACCTTGAGCTATAACCGTAGTCGTGAAAAGAAGTTGATTTTTGATGACGGTGAGAATACAAAACCTTTGCCGAAAGTGACTCCTACGCTTAATACCAGTCCTAAATCAAGTCCTAAGGTAACTACCGCTCCCGCTAAAGCAGCGCAGGCTTCAGAACAGCTTAAAAAGCCTAAAAAAGAGAAAAAGCGAGGACGTTTCTTAGGAACTCTTTTCAAAATTTTATTTGCTCTATTTGTGGTTGGTGTAGCCATCTTTACCTTCTTAATTTTAACAAAACCTGCTAATGTTAAGGTTCCTAACTTAAGTGGTAGAGATTTACAGGCTGCAAAAGCAGATTTACAAACGCTGGGTTTTAAAGTTGGGAATATTGAACAAGTACCAAGCGATGAAGTTGCAGAAGGAAATGTTATTGAAACGAATCCGATTGCAGGAACAACAAAACGTGAGGGTTCTAAGGTAGACATTATAGTCTCTAAAGGAAGTAGTGGCTTTAAAGTTAAGGATTATGTAGGTGATGATTATCAAAAGGCTATGGAAGACTTAATGACTACTTACGGTTTAAAACGTAAACAAATAAAGATTAAACGTGTTATCAAAGATGATTATAGTAAGCAAGACATTGTTTTAAACCAATCACCAAATAAGGGATATTTTAACCCCAACGGAAAAACGAAGTTTACTTTAACAGTTGCAACTACAGAAATAATTGGGATGCCACAACTCATTGGAATGACTTATAAGAATGCTAAACTCTTACTGGAAGAGAAAGGGATTGATTTAAATCGTGTTAAGGTTTATCAGATGAACCCTGATGGGACTACGACACCGGTTGAACCAAGCGCTGATACACTAATTGCTTATCAAAATCCCCTACTTGGTGGACAGGTTTCGCTGACAGATACAGGAGAAATCAGTCTTTATATTAATAGTGATAGCCAGCATGTTCCACAATCAAGTAGCTCAAGTTCATCAAGTACAGAGGCTAGCTCTGAATCTAGCACTACTAGTTCAGGTTCTTCCAGCACCAATTCATCCTCTGAGTCGAGTTCTGGATCCAGCTCAACCAGCACCTCAACTAGCACCAGTACATCTACAACTAGTTCGAATACAGGTCAATAG
- the liaF gene encoding cell wall-active antibiotics response protein LiaF produces the protein MKKFQFFLLVECMLLAMGIMTILANNVTSFIFILVIILLALRFYNQDSRNNFLLTVSLLLLFLIFMLNPYIILAVLFGIIYVFINHFSQVKKKNRYALIRFSEEGIDVKQTKHQWIGSATYESDFYAFDDVNIIRVSGNDTIDLTNVIVTGQDNMVMIRKVFGNTKILVPIDVAVTLEVSSIYATISFLKTHEYDLRNESIKLGCDKSADSLKKVKIIVNTIAGNVEVNRR, from the coding sequence ATGAAAAAATTTCAATTCTTTTTATTAGTTGAGTGTATGCTTTTAGCCATGGGAATTATGACCATTTTGGCAAATAATGTAACTAGCTTTATTTTTATCTTAGTTATTATTTTATTAGCATTACGATTTTATAATCAAGATAGTCGAAATAATTTTCTGTTAACAGTGAGCCTATTATTACTTTTCTTGATTTTTATGTTAAATCCCTACATTATTCTTGCGGTTTTATTTGGGATTATTTATGTTTTTATTAACCATTTTTCACAAGTCAAAAAGAAAAACCGATATGCCTTAATCCGTTTTAGTGAAGAGGGCATTGATGTCAAACAAACCAAACATCAATGGATTGGTTCGGCGACTTACGAGAGTGACTTTTATGCCTTTGATGATGTCAACATTATACGTGTTAGTGGTAATGACACAATTGATTTAACTAACGTTATTGTAACTGGTCAAGATAATATGGTTATGATTCGAAAAGTCTTTGGTAATACAAAAATTTTAGTTCCAATAGATGTTGCAGTGACACTAGAAGTATCTTCCATTTATGCAACTATTTCTTTTTTAAAGACACATGAATATGATTTGCGTAATGAATCCATTAAGTTGGGCTGCGATAAAAGTGCAGATAGTCTTAAAAAAGTTAAAATTATTGTCAACACCATTGCAGGAAATGTTGAGGTGAACAGACGATGA
- the rsmB gene encoding 16S rRNA (cytosine(967)-C(5))-methyltransferase RsmB, with product MANNWKTKARGKALLAIEDIFDNGAYSNIALNNQLSNQSIRDKDKGLITEIVYGTIAKKITLEWYLSHYVVDREKLDKWVYYLLLLSLYQILYLEKVPSHAIVNDAVDIAKNRGNKRGAEKYINAILRQVSTGSLPSLDSIKRKNKRYSIAYSVPTWLVKKLFEQFGDDRAIAIMESLSLHSKASIRVINPQRFDEIRDNLEAQPSPLAPTALTKATGHFASNAYFQEGAITIQDETSQLVAPTLAIKGNENILDACSAPGGKTCHMASYLTTGKITALDIHEHKLLLVRENAERLGVADKIETRVLDACKVHEVFERDSFDKILVDAPCSGIGLIRRKPDIKYNKDSQDLTALQSLQLEILSSVCQTVRKGGIITYSTCTIFDEENFQVIEKFLESHSNFEQVKLKHTQADIVKDGCILVTPEQYQTDGFFISQVRRIL from the coding sequence TTGGCTAATAATTGGAAAACAAAGGCACGAGGAAAAGCTCTGCTAGCAATTGAAGATATTTTTGATAATGGTGCTTATTCAAACATAGCGCTCAATAATCAGCTCTCTAATCAATCTATTCGAGATAAGGATAAAGGTTTAATCACAGAAATTGTGTATGGTACTATCGCCAAAAAAATCACGCTTGAATGGTACTTATCACATTATGTAGTAGATCGAGAAAAATTAGATAAGTGGGTATACTATTTACTCTTGCTTAGTCTTTATCAAATACTTTATTTAGAAAAAGTACCCAGTCATGCAATTGTCAATGACGCTGTAGATATTGCTAAGAATCGAGGAAACAAACGAGGAGCAGAAAAATACATTAACGCTATTTTACGACAGGTATCTACAGGGAGTCTTCCTTCATTAGATAGTATTAAACGTAAAAACAAGCGCTATTCAATTGCCTACTCTGTACCGACATGGTTAGTGAAAAAGTTATTTGAACAATTTGGTGACGATAGGGCAATTGCTATTATGGAAAGTCTCTCGCTTCATAGCAAAGCCAGTATCCGTGTGATTAATCCACAACGCTTTGATGAAATTAGAGATAACCTAGAAGCTCAGCCATCACCCTTAGCGCCAACAGCTTTAACTAAAGCAACTGGCCATTTTGCTAGTAATGCTTACTTTCAAGAAGGAGCAATTACTATTCAAGATGAAACTAGTCAATTAGTAGCACCAACTCTAGCAATTAAAGGCAATGAGAATATTCTTGATGCTTGCAGTGCGCCTGGTGGAAAAACTTGTCACATGGCCTCTTATTTAACAACTGGTAAAATTACGGCCTTAGATATTCATGAGCACAAGCTTCTCTTGGTGAGAGAAAATGCGGAGCGTTTAGGAGTTGCGGACAAAATTGAAACGAGAGTCCTAGATGCTTGTAAGGTTCACGAAGTATTTGAAAGGGATTCATTTGATAAGATCCTAGTGGATGCTCCTTGCTCGGGTATTGGCTTAATCAGACGTAAACCGGATATAAAGTATAATAAAGATAGTCAGGATTTGACAGCTTTACAGAGTCTGCAGTTGGAGATACTGTCTAGTGTTTGTCAAACGGTACGAAAAGGTGGTATAATAACCTATAGCACTTGCACTATTTTTGATGAGGAAAATTTTCAAGTTATTGAAAAATTTCTTGAAAGTCATTCTAATTTTGAACAAGTAAAACTGAAGCATACGCAAGCTGATATTGTGAAAGATGGGTGTATCCTTGTCACTCCTGAGCAGTATCAAACGGACGGTTTCTTTATCAGCCAAGTCCGCAGAATCTTGTAG
- the gmk gene encoding guanylate kinase has translation MSERGLLIVFSGPSGVGKGTVRQEIFSTPDHKFEYSVSMTTRPQRPGEVDGVDYFFRTREEFEELIKNGQMLEYAEYVGNYYGTPLTYVNETLDKGIDVFLEIEVQGALQVKSKVPDGVFIFLTPPDLAELQDRLVGRGTDSQEVIAQRIEKAKEEISLMREYDYAVVNDYVPLAAERVKRIIETEHFRVERVIGRYDKMIAETKVIR, from the coding sequence ATGTCTGAACGTGGTTTGTTGATCGTCTTTTCAGGACCATCTGGAGTAGGTAAGGGGACGGTTAGACAGGAGATTTTCTCGACACCGGATCATAAGTTTGAATATTCGGTTTCAATGACAACTCGTCCACAAAGACCAGGTGAAGTTGATGGCGTTGATTATTTCTTCCGTACACGTGAAGAATTTGAAGAACTCATAAAAAATGGCCAAATGCTAGAATATGCTGAGTATGTTGGTAACTACTATGGTACTCCCTTAACTTATGTTAATGAAACATTGGATAAAGGAATTGATGTTTTCCTTGAAATCGAAGTTCAAGGAGCTTTACAAGTAAAATCAAAAGTGCCAGATGGTGTTTTTATTTTCTTGACGCCACCTGATTTGGCTGAGTTACAAGATCGTTTGGTCGGTCGAGGAACAGATAGTCAAGAAGTCATTGCACAGAGAATTGAGAAAGCAAAGGAAGAAATCTCATTAATGCGTGAGTATGATTATGCTGTTGTTAATGATTATGTTCCACTTGCAGCTGAACGTGTGAAGCGAATTATTGAAACTGAACATTTTCGCGTGGAGCGAGTTATTGGCCGGTATGATAAAATGATAGCTGAAACAAAAGTTATCCGTTAA
- the rpoZ gene encoding DNA-directed RNA polymerase subunit omega yields the protein MMLKPSIDTLLDKVPSKYSLVILQAKRAHELEAGAKATQSFKSVKSTLQALEEIESGNVVIHPDPSAKRAAVRAKIEADRLAREEEERKIKEQIAKEKEEEGERI from the coding sequence ATGATGTTAAAACCTTCCATTGATACTTTACTAGACAAAGTGCCTTCAAAATATTCCCTTGTTATTTTGCAAGCTAAAAGAGCACATGAATTAGAAGCAGGTGCAAAGGCTACTCAATCTTTTAAATCAGTCAAATCAACTTTACAAGCATTAGAAGAAATTGAATCTGGAAATGTTGTTATCCATCCAGATCCGTCTGCGAAACGGGCAGCTGTAAGAGCTAAAATTGAAGCTGATCGTCTTGCTAGAGAAGAAGAAGAACGTAAAATTAAAGAACAAATCGCAAAAGAAAAAGAAGAAGAAGGTGAAAGAATCTAA